Proteins encoded within one genomic window of Polaribacter sp. NJDZ03:
- a CDS encoding transposase, whose translation MRQAKFKSFNSIARTMSIHYQNILNYFDNRSTNASAESFNAKIKAFRAQFRGVRKIKFFLFRLSNIYA comes from the coding sequence ATAAGACAAGCGAAGTTTAAAAGCTTTAATAGCATTGCTAGAACAATGTCTATACATTATCAGAATATACTCAACTATTTTGACAATAGAAGTACAAACGCTTCTGCAGAATCTTTTAATGCTAAAATCAAGGCCTTTAGAGCACAATTTAGAGGTGTTAGAAAAATCAAATTCTTCCTTTTTAGACTCTCAAATATTTATGCCTAA